A single Hyperolius riggenbachi isolate aHypRig1 chromosome 12, aHypRig1.pri, whole genome shotgun sequence DNA region contains:
- the LOC137540805 gene encoding uncharacterized protein, whose product MLLPFLSSRFDHLLTILRPHLLKKDTRMRKAITPEEQLMITLRFLVTGQSYGSLHLTFRVGKSTISAIVNRTSRAIWCSLVAKYMPVPDSRKWAEIADLYWNRCNFPNCLGAIDGKHVRLQKPARSGSLYFNYKKYFSLVLLAVADADYNFIYVDVGSYGGSSDSGIFQRSRLHRLLNDDKLDIPGDKPWPGTTSPSYPYVFVGDEAFALSQHVMRPFGQRGLRREKRVFNYRLTRARRMVEYVWNHVEQVEDVPHATTAEPYQRYSCREGGMHPPQLCSAGRRIQHYAPRPGLFAQNPTVCNKG is encoded by the exons ATGTTGTTGCCATTTTTGTCTTCAAGGTTTGATCACCTTCTCACCATCTTGAGGCCCCACCTTCTGAAAAAGGACACCAGGATGCGAAAAGCCATCACTCCAGAGGAGCAACTTATGATCACCCTGCG GTTCCTGGTGACCGGACAAAGCTATGGAAGTCTACATCTCACTTTCAGAGTTGGAAAGAGCACAATCAGTGCTATAGTGAACCGCACCAGCAGGGCGATATGGTGCAGTCTGGTTGCGAAGTACATGCCAGTTCCCGATTCTCGCAAGTGGGCGGAGATTGCCGACCTGTACTGGAACAGGTGCAACTTCCCAAACTGCCTAGGAGCCATCGATGGAAAACACGTTCGGCTACAGAAACCAGCGAGGAGCGGCAGTCTGTACTTCAACTACAAGAAGTACTTTAGTCTGGTCCTCCTGGCTGTGGCCGACGCAGACTATAATTTCATCTACGTGGACGTTGGCTCCTATGGCGGTTCAAGTGACTCGGGGATATTCCAGAGGTCCAGACTGCACCGCCTTCTCAATGACGATAAGCTGGACATCCCCGGGGACAAGCCTTGGCCTGGAACAACATCACCAAGCTACCCCTATGTTTTCGTCGGCGACGAGGCCTTTGCCTTATCACAACATGTGATGAGGCCGTTTGGGCAAAGAGGCCTCAGGCGCGAAAAACGCGTGTTTAACTACCGGCTGACCCGGGCTCGTCGCATGGTCGAGTACGTTTGGAATCATGTCGAACAAGTGGAGGATGTTCCACACGCCACTACAGCTGAGCCCTACCAACGCTACAGCTGTCGTGAAGgcggcatgcatcctccacaactttgttcgGCAGGAAGAAGGATACAACATTATGCACCTCGACCAGGATTATTTGCCCAGAATCCGACGGTTTGCAACAAGGGGTAG